From Staphylococcus delphini, one genomic window encodes:
- the hisH gene encoding imidazole glycerol phosphate synthase subunit HisH, translating to MIVIVDYGLGNILNVQRAVQHLGYDVVVSRNPEVIERADQLILPGVGHFKDAMQAIDRYELAPLLKRQQKPIIGICLGMQLLYSFSEEGHVPGLGFFEGHVRAIDTPYTVPHLGWNQLKSDVSGLDKDVYYVHTYQAPMNDDVVAYTDYGTQIPGIVQRGTYIGIQFHPEKSGNYGLEILAQALKGGWQHD from the coding sequence ATGATTGTTATTGTAGATTACGGTTTAGGCAATATTTTAAATGTCCAACGCGCCGTGCAACATCTCGGGTATGATGTCGTTGTCTCACGTAATCCAGAAGTTATTGAACGTGCTGACCAGCTTATTTTACCTGGTGTCGGTCATTTTAAAGACGCGATGCAAGCTATTGACCGTTATGAACTGGCACCATTATTGAAACGACAACAAAAGCCCATTATCGGTATTTGTCTCGGAATGCAATTGCTCTATAGTTTTAGCGAAGAAGGTCATGTCCCTGGGCTCGGCTTTTTCGAAGGGCATGTGCGTGCGATTGACACACCTTACACAGTGCCGCATCTCGGTTGGAATCAGTTAAAAAGCGACGTCTCAGGTTTAGATAAAGACGTCTATTATGTGCATACGTACCAAGCGCCGATGAATGATGATGTTGTCGCCTATACAGATTACGGCACTCAAATTCCTGGTATCGTCCAACGCGGGACATATATCGGCATTCAATTTCATCCAGAAAAAAGC
- the hisB gene encoding imidazoleglycerol-phosphate dehydratase HisB: MTYQINRETKETKIAIELSEAQETSHIDTGVGFLDHMLTLLSFHSGLYFNINVDGDTWVDDHHTTEDIGIVLGQLLLQLTRDKKHFERYGQQYLPMDETLARAVVDISGRPYLNFNASFSKEKVGQFDTELVEEFFRALVINARLTVHIDLLHQGNTHHEIEAVFKAFARALKQALRPSQEARIPSSKGVIES, translated from the coding sequence ATGACATATCAAATTAACCGTGAAACGAAAGAAACGAAAATTGCCATTGAACTTTCAGAAGCGCAAGAAACAAGCCATATCGATACGGGTGTCGGCTTTTTAGATCATATGTTAACACTACTCAGCTTTCACAGTGGGCTGTACTTCAATATAAATGTCGATGGTGATACGTGGGTGGATGATCACCATACCACTGAAGATATCGGTATCGTACTCGGTCAATTATTGTTACAACTGACGCGCGATAAAAAACATTTCGAGCGTTACGGTCAACAATATTTACCGATGGACGAAACGTTAGCGCGTGCTGTGGTCGATATTAGTGGACGCCCTTATTTAAACTTTAACGCGTCATTCAGTAAAGAAAAGGTCGGACAGTTTGATACAGAGTTAGTAGAAGAATTTTTCAGAGCGTTAGTCATCAATGCGCGACTTACGGTACACATCGATTTACTGCACCAAGGCAATACACATCATGAGATTGAAGCAGTATTCAAAGCATTCGCCCGCGCCTTAAAACAAGCATTACGTCCATCACAAGAAGCACGTATTCCTTCATCTAAAGGTGTGATTGAATCATGA
- a CDS encoding pyridoxal phosphate-dependent aminotransferase translates to MIRMNKNESPIKPLSTEILTELIEQCDYHHYPDVAYDRFRKAYAQYYGDTFTLEQITCGNGSDELIQKLMLIMPDGPCLTLNPDFFMYQDYARQVNRDIQFVDATPTLSFPLETVLDKIQAIQPSFFILSNPHNPTGHRFDEKYLLAIADEMKRLGGYLVIDEAYIDFSTPLDIALEDHILIMRTLSKAYAMAGLRLGVLIGTEQTIQRVRQIEHPYPLSALTMAIGIHLFENQADTEVFVAHQRHLSARLKAILQDHASAHMTIYPSETNFVLTAGPKAMALGRYVEQHGFLPRFYNDPSEATMAGFVRYSIATEAQLDRFEQVVKEWSERHDISN, encoded by the coding sequence ATGATTCGTATGAACAAAAATGAAAGTCCGATCAAACCATTATCGACAGAGATACTAACCGAACTCATTGAACAGTGTGACTATCACCACTATCCGGACGTAGCGTATGACCGTTTTCGTAAAGCTTATGCGCAATACTACGGTGATACTTTCACGCTCGAACAAATCACTTGTGGCAATGGCTCTGATGAACTGATTCAAAAGTTAATGCTCATCATGCCAGACGGTCCGTGTTTAACGCTTAACCCTGACTTTTTCATGTATCAAGATTACGCACGCCAAGTGAACCGCGATATTCAATTTGTGGATGCTACGCCAACGTTATCTTTTCCACTTGAAACCGTCTTGGACAAGATTCAAGCGATTCAACCGAGTTTCTTCATATTAAGTAATCCACACAATCCGACGGGTCACCGTTTTGATGAAAAATATCTTCTAGCGATTGCTGATGAAATGAAGCGACTTGGTGGTTACCTCGTCATTGATGAAGCGTATATTGACTTTTCGACACCACTCGATATTGCCTTAGAAGACCATATTTTAATCATGCGCACATTGTCGAAAGCTTATGCGATGGCTGGGTTACGTCTCGGTGTGTTGATCGGCACAGAACAAACGATTCAACGCGTTCGTCAAATTGAACACCCTTACCCACTCAGTGCACTGACGATGGCGATTGGGATTCACTTATTCGAAAATCAAGCAGATACAGAAGTCTTTGTGGCACATCAACGCCACTTGAGCGCACGTTTGAAAGCCATTTTACAAGACCATGCGAGTGCACATATGACGATTTACCCGAGCGAGACCAACTTTGTGCTAACTGCTGGACCAAAAGCAATGGCACTCGGACGCTATGTGGAACAACACGGCTTTCTTCCCCGTTTTTACAATGACCCATCTGAAGCAACGATGGCAGGATTTGTCCGCTATTCCATTGCGACAGAAGCACAGTTAGACCGTTTTGAACAAGTCGTCAAAGAATGGAGTGAACGTCATGACATATCAAATTAA
- the hisD gene encoding histidinol dehydrogenase: protein MIVNSQTFLQQFETTETFNPEVHAQVTAICERVRREGNQALHDYNQQFDGVNVETLEVPRSDIEAAYYSIDEDLRHALEHSFQRIRDYQTQIKYDNQYATPELYEVYHPIERVGIYVPGGKASYPSTVLMTATLAKVAGVKNISVVTPPQSNGVAPSVLAACHIAGVDHVYQVGGAQSIAALAYGTETIPKVDKIVGPGNQYVAYAKKALYGEVGIDQIAGPSEIALMIDDTCDLDAIVYDVFAQAEHDEMARTFVISTDLALLERLESRIQQTLNGAPRHDILKVSLQDHHYLIHATDFEDSCHVMNTIAPEHASIQTVQPEAYLPHIHYVGSLFLGGYAPEAIGDYIAGPSHVLPTQRTARFQHGLSVNDFLTKHTVIHLSKATYEKTYRDAARIAQDEQLYHHQQSLEIRQRGDDA, encoded by the coding sequence TTGATCGTTAATAGCCAAACCTTTTTACAACAATTCGAAACAACAGAAACATTCAATCCTGAAGTTCACGCACAAGTCACTGCCATTTGTGAACGCGTGCGACGTGAAGGAAATCAAGCATTACATGACTATAATCAACAATTTGATGGCGTCAATGTAGAGACGTTGGAAGTGCCAAGATCTGACATCGAAGCGGCGTATTACAGTATAGATGAAGATTTACGTCACGCACTTGAACATAGTTTCCAAAGAATTCGAGATTATCAAACGCAAATCAAATACGACAATCAATATGCGACGCCTGAACTTTATGAAGTGTATCACCCGATTGAACGTGTCGGTATCTATGTGCCAGGTGGTAAAGCGAGCTACCCTTCCACTGTATTAATGACGGCCACACTCGCGAAAGTAGCAGGTGTGAAAAATATCAGTGTCGTCACGCCGCCTCAGTCGAATGGTGTTGCGCCGAGTGTACTCGCAGCATGTCATATTGCTGGTGTGGATCATGTATACCAAGTCGGCGGTGCACAAAGTATCGCAGCACTTGCTTATGGGACAGAAACCATCCCGAAAGTCGATAAAATTGTCGGTCCAGGCAATCAATATGTGGCTTATGCGAAAAAGGCATTGTACGGAGAAGTCGGTATCGATCAAATCGCAGGGCCGAGTGAAATTGCATTAATGATAGATGACACATGTGATTTAGATGCGATTGTCTATGATGTATTTGCTCAAGCAGAACATGATGAAATGGCACGAACATTTGTCATTTCAACAGATTTGGCATTGCTTGAAAGATTAGAAAGCCGTATCCAACAAACACTTAACGGTGCACCACGCCATGATATTTTAAAAGTCAGTTTGCAAGACCATCACTATCTGATTCACGCGACTGATTTTGAAGACAGTTGTCATGTGATGAATACCATTGCCCCAGAGCATGCGTCAATTCAAACCGTACAACCGGAAGCTTATTTACCACACATTCATTATGTCGGTAGCCTATTTTTAGGCGGCTATGCACCTGAAGCGATTGGGGACTATATTGCGGGACCGAGCCACGTCTTACCTACGCAACGGACCGCCCGCTTTCAACATGGTTTATCGGTCAATGACTTTTTAACGAAACATACGGTCATCCACTTATCAAAAGCAACCTATGAAAAAACGTATCGAGATGCTGCACGTATCGCACAAGATGAACAACTGTATCACCACCAACAATCATTAGAAATTAGACAAAGAGGTGACGACGCATGA
- the hisG gene encoding ATP phosphoribosyltransferase, whose amino-acid sequence MLTIALAKGRLLKSFIAYLESQGQNDLATQLKSRERQLQIKVPPFHFLFVKGNDVPIYVEQGIADIGITGSDILNETQYDVNQLLALPFGQCHFSVAAFDETTDYRKVATSFPKTAGDYFKATGRDVELIELSGSIELACVIGMVDGIVDIVQTGTTLRSNGLVEKEHIAEIQAQLITNRQSFFTQSSEIDAFINMLGVSLIDR is encoded by the coding sequence GTGCTTACAATCGCATTAGCTAAAGGTCGCCTACTCAAAAGTTTTATCGCCTATTTAGAATCACAAGGTCAAAACGATTTGGCGACACAATTAAAATCTAGAGAACGTCAGCTTCAAATTAAAGTACCACCTTTCCATTTTTTATTCGTTAAAGGCAATGACGTCCCTATTTACGTCGAACAAGGCATTGCTGATATTGGCATTACGGGCAGTGATATTCTCAACGAAACTCAATACGATGTCAATCAACTGCTTGCGCTCCCTTTTGGCCAATGTCACTTTTCAGTCGCAGCGTTTGACGAGACGACGGACTATCGTAAAGTCGCAACTTCATTTCCTAAAACAGCCGGAGATTATTTTAAAGCGACGGGACGCGATGTCGAACTGATCGAATTATCCGGGTCTATCGAACTTGCTTGCGTGATTGGCATGGTCGACGGCATCGTTGACATTGTTCAAACAGGGACGACATTGCGTTCGAACGGGTTAGTCGAAAAAGAACATATTGCAGAAATTCAAGCACAACTCATTACGAATCGACAAAGCTTTTTCACCCAATCATCAGAAATTGATGCATTTATAAACATGTTAGGAGTGTCGCTCATTGATCGTTAA
- a CDS encoding ATP phosphoribosyltransferase regulatory subunit, giving the protein MVQPFIQNKQYEIDFLKLAAANDFEPIETAFIETLVWDELSPDDLKQMKERSVWQADETLFALRNDFTDQLVRYYQHYQLSHQAVAYTGPIVRHHQVQTQLGLECYRPHIQEMYHAFETFQQFITQHLQDEIQYVVIGHYQLIDLLLEHQAEREQLLTWVEQRNISALKSELGISHPLVRLLLTPTHQQLELLNTLYPHDHVIIRSLNRWQTYFKSLHIDTIHLDITPQAPRSYYKETFIHAHLKDSGRTLSGGYYNGPLEGFGLGLTL; this is encoded by the coding sequence ATGGTACAACCTTTCATACAAAATAAACAATATGAAATTGATTTTTTAAAGTTAGCAGCAGCCAATGATTTCGAACCGATTGAGACTGCCTTTATCGAAACACTCGTGTGGGATGAACTGTCTCCAGACGATTTAAAACAAATGAAAGAGCGCAGTGTATGGCAAGCAGATGAGACATTATTTGCATTACGCAATGATTTCACCGATCAACTCGTGCGCTATTATCAACATTATCAACTGAGTCACCAGGCTGTAGCTTATACGGGACCGATTGTACGGCACCATCAAGTCCAAACACAACTTGGTCTGGAATGTTATCGACCACATATTCAAGAAATGTACCATGCTTTTGAGACGTTCCAACAATTTATCACGCAACACTTACAAGATGAAATTCAATATGTCGTAATTGGGCATTACCAGCTCATCGATTTATTGCTCGAGCATCAAGCTGAACGTGAACAGTTACTGACATGGGTGGAACAGCGCAATATTTCGGCACTTAAATCCGAGCTCGGCATCAGTCATCCGCTCGTACGGTTATTGCTCACACCGACACATCAGCAGCTCGAACTTTTAAATACGTTATATCCGCATGATCACGTCATTATTCGCAGTTTGAATCGTTGGCAAACTTACTTTAAATCGCTTCACATCGACACGATTCATCTCGATATTACACCGCAAGCCCCACGTTCATACTATAAAGAAACATTTATTCATGCTCATCTTAAAGATAGCGGGCGAACGTTATCAGGAGGCTATTACAACGGACCACTAGAAGGTTTCGGTTTAGGATTAACATTATGA
- the deoC gene encoding deoxyribose-phosphate aldolase: MNFEKYIDHTLLKPESTRAQIDKIIEEAKAYHFKSICINPTHIAYAAEKLADSDVLVCTVIGFPLGANTTETKVFETEDAIRKGADEIDMVINIGALKDQRYDDVQKDIEAVVKAAEGKTVKVIIETALLTEEEKVKASELTKAAGAHFVKTSTGFSTGGATPEDVKLMKDTVGESVEVKAAGGVRNLEDFKAMIDAGATRIGASAGVQIMQGLEVDSDY, translated from the coding sequence ATGAATTTCGAAAAATATATTGATCACACGTTGTTAAAACCAGAATCAACACGTGCACAAATTGATAAAATTATTGAGGAAGCAAAAGCATATCATTTCAAATCGATTTGTATTAATCCAACACACATCGCTTATGCTGCAGAAAAATTAGCAGATTCAGATGTGCTCGTATGTACAGTAATTGGTTTCCCATTAGGTGCGAACACGACGGAAACAAAAGTATTTGAAACAGAAGATGCGATCCGTAAAGGTGCAGATGAAATTGACATGGTGATCAACATTGGTGCATTAAAAGACCAACGTTATGATGACGTGCAAAAAGATATTGAAGCGGTCGTTAAAGCTGCAGAAGGTAAAACAGTTAAGGTTATTATCGAAACAGCACTTTTAACTGAAGAAGAAAAAGTTAAAGCATCTGAGCTCACTAAAGCAGCAGGTGCACATTTCGTAAAAACATCAACAGGCTTCTCAACAGGTGGTGCTACACCAGAAGACGTGAAGTTAATGAAAGATACAGTGGGAGAATCAGTAGAAGTGAAAGCAGCTGGTGGCGTACGTAACTTAGAAGATTTCAAAGCAATGATTGATGCAGGTGCAACACGTATCGGTGCAAGTGCCGGCGTACAAATTATGCAAGGTTTAGAAGTAGATTCAGATTATTAA
- the deoB gene encoding phosphopentomutase, whose protein sequence is MTVPFQRVHLIVMDSVGIGEGPDAKDFNDEGSHTLKHTLEGFDQKLPNLEKLGLGNIAPLPVIDAVEHPLAYYTKLSEASVGKDTMTGHWEIMGLNIMQPFKVYPEGFPEELVQEIEQLSGRKVVANRPASGTQIIDEWGEHQMKTGDLIVYTSADPVLQIAAHEDVIPLEELYDICEKVRELTKDPKYLIGRIIARPYVGEPGNFTRTSNRHDYALKPFGKTVMNTLKENDYDVIAIGKINDIYDGEGVTEAVRTKSNMDGMDQLMNIVNKDFKGLSFLNLVDFDALYGHRRDKPGYAQAIKDFDDRLPELMDAMREDDLLIITADHGNDPTAPGTDHTREYIPVIMYSPKFKGGHALEGDTTFSSIGATIADNFGVTLPEFGRSYLNELK, encoded by the coding sequence ATGACAGTACCTTTTCAGCGCGTTCATTTAATTGTGATGGATTCAGTTGGGATTGGAGAGGGCCCAGACGCTAAAGACTTTAACGATGAAGGCTCACACACTTTAAAACATACGCTTGAAGGATTTGATCAAAAGTTACCAAACCTTGAAAAATTAGGCTTAGGGAACATTGCGCCATTACCAGTGATTGACGCTGTTGAACATCCTTTAGCGTATTATACAAAATTAAGTGAAGCGTCAGTCGGCAAAGACACGATGACAGGCCACTGGGAAATTATGGGCTTGAACATTATGCAACCGTTCAAAGTGTATCCAGAAGGTTTTCCAGAAGAGTTAGTTCAAGAAATCGAACAACTGTCAGGCCGTAAAGTTGTCGCAAACCGCCCAGCATCCGGTACACAAATTATTGACGAGTGGGGCGAACATCAAATGAAGACAGGGGACTTAATCGTCTATACTTCTGCTGACCCTGTACTTCAAATTGCCGCACACGAAGACGTCATTCCGTTAGAAGAACTGTATGACATTTGTGAAAAAGTCCGTGAATTGACAAAAGATCCGAAATATTTAATTGGACGTATTATTGCGCGCCCATACGTGGGTGAACCTGGCAACTTCACGCGTACAAGTAACCGTCATGACTATGCATTGAAGCCATTTGGTAAAACCGTGATGAATACGTTAAAAGAAAATGACTACGATGTCATTGCGATTGGTAAAATTAACGACATTTATGATGGTGAAGGTGTAACAGAAGCGGTACGTACGAAAAGTAATATGGACGGTATGGATCAATTAATGAACATCGTCAACAAAGATTTTAAAGGATTAAGCTTCTTAAACTTAGTTGACTTTGATGCGTTATATGGTCACCGTCGTGATAAGCCAGGCTATGCACAAGCGATTAAAGATTTTGACGATCGTTTGCCAGAATTGATGGATGCGATGCGCGAAGACGATTTATTGATCATTACAGCGGACCACGGGAATGACCCAACGGCACCGGGTACAGATCATACACGTGAATACATTCCAGTCATCATGTATAGTCCGAAGTTTAAAGGCGGACATGCATTAGAAGGCGATACAACATTTAGTTCAATCGGTGCAACAATTGCCGATAACTTTGGTGTAACATTGCCTGAGTTTGGACGTAGCTATTTAAATGAATTGAAATAA